The Devosia sp. A16 genome includes a window with the following:
- a CDS encoding type II secretion system F family protein has protein sequence MDNLVATLTNTQFLVAVLAAVAAAAVVFSIGATFFSGNSQMRQRIKRVALEREKLRAEEMARLRGSGAGGDQPRSIRQAAGRDYMKNVVERFSLEKAFADESTAEKLARAGYRGQAAMTTFLFLRFVTPLVLFVLAFAYLALSVFADKPLWLNAVYALGVALIGAYLPSVLLKNKTIKRQQSIKRSWPDALDLVLLCVEAGMSVEHALKRVAKEIGAQSVELAEELTLTTAELAFLEDRTRAYENLGRRTGLDNVKSVMQALIQAERHGTSVGSALRVMAEEGREARMMEAEKKAAALPPKLTVPLIVFFLPVLFIVILSPAMIRVFSNGFLSGGG, from the coding sequence ATGGACAACCTCGTCGCTACGCTGACCAACACGCAGTTCCTCGTTGCCGTGCTCGCCGCCGTCGCGGCGGCCGCCGTGGTGTTCTCGATCGGCGCCACCTTCTTTTCCGGAAACTCGCAGATGCGCCAGCGCATCAAGCGGGTAGCGCTCGAGCGGGAGAAGTTGCGGGCCGAAGAAATGGCGCGCCTGCGCGGCAGCGGCGCCGGCGGCGACCAGCCGCGCAGCATCCGCCAGGCGGCCGGGCGCGACTACATGAAGAACGTCGTCGAGCGCTTCTCGCTCGAAAAGGCCTTCGCGGATGAAAGCACCGCCGAGAAGCTGGCCCGCGCCGGCTATCGCGGCCAGGCGGCGATGACCACCTTCCTGTTTCTGCGCTTCGTCACGCCCCTGGTGCTGTTCGTTCTGGCCTTCGCCTATCTCGCGCTGTCCGTGTTTGCCGACAAGCCGCTGTGGCTGAACGCGGTTTACGCGCTTGGCGTGGCGCTGATCGGTGCCTATCTGCCGAGCGTCCTGCTCAAGAACAAGACCATCAAGCGCCAGCAGTCGATCAAGCGCTCCTGGCCGGATGCGCTCGATCTGGTGCTCCTCTGCGTCGAAGCCGGCATGTCGGTCGAGCATGCGCTCAAGCGCGTCGCCAAGGAAATCGGCGCGCAGAGCGTCGAGCTCGCCGAGGAACTGACCCTGACGACCGCGGAGCTGGCCTTCCTCGAGGATCGCACCCGCGCCTACGAGAACCTCGGGCGCCGCACCGGGCTCGACAACGTCAAGTCGGTGATGCAGGCACTGATCCAGGCCGAACGCCACGGCACCTCGGTCGGTTCGGCCCTGCGCGTCATGGCCGAGGAAGGTCGCGAGGCGCGCATGATGGAAGCCGAAAAGAAGGCTGCGGCGCTGCCGCCAAAACTGACGGTGCCGCTGATCGTGTTCTTCCTGCCGGTGCTGTTCATCGTCATCCTGTCGCCGGCGATGATCCGCGTATTCTCGAACGGCTTTCTCAGCGGCGGCGGCTGA
- a CDS encoding tetratricopeptide repeat protein, protein MSLRLIQTNLKPLRALLLVGAAALALSACAANPMTTGSIGDPTRGGQPLDKKQAALAQLAAHYKKSPGDRATIIYYAAALRANGQNEQAVAVLESGVARFGNDPEVLVGYAKALSALGRFDQALNVLERAINPTAPDWNALLVKGAILDQSGRNEEARAVYAQALKIAPEQASLHANLGLSYSMTNELDKAEAELRIAVKLRGANSQIRQNLALVVGLQGRFDESRALFAAELPPDQVEANMSYIRALLTQQNRWDAVKGAG, encoded by the coding sequence GTGTCGCTCCGCCTGATCCAGACCAACCTGAAGCCGCTGCGCGCTCTGCTGCTTGTCGGCGCCGCCGCGCTGGCCCTGTCAGCTTGCGCCGCCAACCCGATGACCACCGGCAGCATCGGCGATCCAACGCGCGGCGGTCAACCGCTGGACAAGAAGCAGGCGGCGCTGGCGCAGCTTGCGGCGCACTACAAAAAATCGCCGGGCGACAGGGCGACGATCATTTATTACGCCGCGGCGCTGCGCGCCAACGGCCAGAACGAGCAGGCCGTGGCGGTGCTGGAGAGCGGCGTCGCCAGGTTCGGGAACGATCCGGAGGTGCTGGTCGGCTACGCCAAGGCGCTGTCGGCGCTCGGCCGCTTCGACCAGGCGCTCAACGTGCTCGAACGGGCGATCAATCCGACGGCACCGGACTGGAATGCCCTCCTGGTCAAAGGCGCCATCCTCGACCAGAGCGGGCGCAATGAAGAAGCGCGCGCAGTCTACGCGCAGGCGCTCAAGATCGCCCCCGAGCAGGCGTCGCTGCACGCCAATCTCGGCCTCTCCTATTCGATGACCAACGAACTCGACAAGGCCGAGGCCGAGTTGCGCATCGCGGTGAAGCTACGCGGCGCCAACAGCCAGATCCGCCAGAACCTGGCGCTGGTGGTCGGCCTGCAGGGCCGGTTCGACGAGAGCCGGGCACTGTTTGCCGCCGAGTTGCCACCCGACCAGGTGGAGGCCAACATGTCCTACATCCGGGCGCTGCTGACGCAGCAGAACCGCTGGGATGCAGTGAAGGGCGCGGGCTGA